The following coding sequences lie in one Deltaproteobacteria bacterium genomic window:
- a CDS encoding AAA family ATPase produces the protein MQDAGIDRRLGPFELGEVLGRGAFGEVFDAVRRDDGRRFALKLLHDAGAAAVRELKHEARTLWNLPIPGLVTPSELGSWEGRWYVALPRVRGEPLDVAAAAWPRDDGDAREQWIAQVVVALSSTVAALHDAGVLHLDLKPSNVLVGADAEVTLLDFGFSRWVTRPPAGALAATAGERGTLHYSAPELLAGERATAAADCYAIGAMLHELLVGEPPRSAWSPSPSLRRRAGPLHRMCAALLSADPRERPSARALCESLRGTVPIVRRRAPALCGRSRELDAVAAAIDGLDGPRLVALCGPPGVGKTRFMDRVHDDAAARGVEVLRGRCYEHERTQFKGLEELLEGVERPPLPATEGDDDDTLASRRERRDQALAQAVLERLAPGTLVLIDDLQWIDADGSALLVALLTAAPRQAFAVVTAARDDAAVDALGAELFARAGTDVPVHRLPLAPLDREALRELVRSCSDGLADAAVEAIAEVAAGSPFVAELLAATGDLAADAWRHGGSADEAIARVLSKNLAALPSADRRAIEIAAVAGAPMTEVALCVACRRQHPEDPALARLRAGGWLQTTAHASARVQVFHELIRTHVLQALDEPARELARSSLLDALVHTAAPPHEQFPHALALGRRAQAEQLARAAAADAEAALAFDAAGAWYRRARELADDAAGPLAELVRREALAWYAAGRPAEAAQAHLKHADTLDGEPRDGALLRAADAMMVAGDIDDGRDTLHPLLRRFGLPGRRSTLRAGLSLLRRVLWLRAPSSPTLRAWTPRHSERAATAWTLARGLAYTAPIESLDYALRALSTAIRDRDPRMTATLLAFIGGGVLHHLGPLRTRGERYLAQASELAGHLGDADLAAHAMLWRGIKLVDLGQWTDAVTELEAALAALLPGRENHWERVTAEQSRLWVSWKRGDFVQLHPQAQALARAAGVRGDRLGLTVYSQFVAFADLARGTPATARATAAWLRDHWTQGGFTVQSFWAAILEAMAQLWRDDLDAATAAWRGVQRDFSRSGGNRAPIVAIENLEMHARLLLLAGVDAHREQLTRIAVRLRAFARPHAIAIATWIEAVLAGAGEAAVLGAASALDGALLHAAAAALRVQLDDGASASAALIARGVTQPLAYAQRFYPLGRTPR, from the coding sequence ATGCAGGATGCGGGCATCGATCGCCGGCTCGGCCCCTTCGAGCTCGGCGAGGTCCTGGGGCGCGGCGCCTTCGGCGAGGTGTTCGACGCGGTACGCCGCGATGACGGCCGGCGCTTTGCGCTGAAGCTGTTGCACGACGCGGGTGCGGCCGCGGTCCGCGAGCTCAAGCACGAGGCACGGACGCTGTGGAACCTGCCCATCCCGGGCCTCGTGACGCCGAGCGAGCTCGGCAGCTGGGAGGGGCGATGGTACGTCGCGCTGCCCCGCGTCCGTGGCGAGCCGCTCGACGTCGCGGCCGCCGCCTGGCCCCGCGACGACGGTGACGCGCGTGAGCAGTGGATCGCACAGGTCGTCGTCGCGTTGAGCTCGACGGTCGCCGCGCTGCACGACGCCGGCGTACTGCACCTCGATCTCAAGCCGAGCAACGTGCTGGTGGGCGCCGACGCCGAGGTCACGTTGCTCGACTTCGGCTTCTCGCGCTGGGTCACGCGGCCGCCGGCGGGTGCACTGGCGGCGACCGCGGGCGAGCGCGGGACGCTCCACTACAGCGCGCCCGAGCTGCTCGCGGGCGAACGCGCGACCGCGGCGGCGGACTGCTACGCCATCGGCGCGATGTTGCACGAGCTGCTGGTCGGCGAGCCGCCACGCAGCGCATGGTCACCCTCGCCGTCGCTGCGCCGGCGCGCGGGGCCACTGCATCGGATGTGCGCCGCGTTGCTGTCGGCCGATCCCCGCGAGCGGCCGAGCGCGCGGGCGCTGTGCGAGTCACTGCGTGGCACGGTGCCGATCGTCCGTCGTCGCGCACCTGCGTTGTGCGGCCGCTCGCGCGAGCTCGACGCAGTCGCGGCCGCGATCGATGGCCTCGATGGACCGCGGCTGGTCGCGCTGTGCGGGCCGCCGGGCGTCGGCAAGACCCGCTTCATGGATCGCGTGCACGACGACGCAGCCGCGCGCGGCGTCGAGGTGCTGCGCGGGCGCTGCTACGAGCACGAGCGCACCCAGTTCAAGGGCCTCGAGGAGCTACTCGAGGGCGTCGAGCGTCCGCCGCTGCCGGCGACCGAAGGCGACGACGACGACACCCTCGCCAGCCGCCGCGAGCGTCGCGACCAGGCGCTCGCGCAGGCGGTGCTCGAGCGACTGGCCCCCGGAACGCTGGTGCTGATCGACGACCTGCAGTGGATCGACGCCGACGGCAGCGCGCTGCTGGTCGCGCTGCTCACCGCCGCACCGCGGCAAGCCTTTGCCGTCGTGACCGCCGCGCGCGACGACGCGGCCGTCGACGCGCTGGGGGCGGAGCTCTTCGCCCGCGCAGGTACGGACGTGCCGGTCCACCGCCTGCCGCTCGCACCGCTCGATCGCGAAGCACTGCGCGAGCTGGTGCGCTCGTGCAGCGACGGCCTCGCCGACGCGGCGGTGGAGGCCATCGCCGAGGTCGCAGCGGGCTCGCCCTTCGTGGCCGAGTTGCTGGCCGCCACCGGCGATCTCGCGGCCGACGCATGGCGTCACGGCGGGTCCGCGGACGAGGCCATCGCCCGGGTGTTGTCGAAGAACCTGGCCGCGCTGCCGTCGGCGGATCGACGCGCCATCGAGATCGCCGCCGTGGCGGGCGCGCCGATGACCGAGGTCGCGCTGTGCGTCGCGTGCCGTCGGCAGCATCCCGAGGATCCCGCGCTCGCGCGCCTGCGGGCCGGCGGCTGGCTGCAGACCACCGCGCACGCATCCGCGCGCGTGCAGGTGTTCCACGAGCTGATCCGCACCCACGTCCTGCAGGCACTCGACGAGCCCGCACGCGAGCTCGCACGCAGCTCGCTGCTCGACGCCCTCGTGCACACCGCGGCGCCGCCCCACGAGCAGTTCCCCCACGCGCTCGCGCTCGGACGCCGCGCGCAGGCCGAGCAGCTCGCACGGGCCGCTGCCGCCGACGCCGAGGCCGCGCTCGCGTTCGATGCGGCGGGGGCGTGGTATCGCCGCGCACGCGAGCTCGCCGACGACGCTGCGGGGCCGCTCGCAGAGCTCGTGCGTCGCGAGGCACTGGCGTGGTACGCGGCCGGTCGCCCCGCCGAGGCCGCGCAGGCGCACCTGAAGCACGCCGACACGCTCGACGGCGAGCCTCGCGACGGCGCGCTGCTGCGGGCGGCCGACGCGATGATGGTCGCCGGCGACATCGACGACGGCCGCGACACGCTGCATCCGCTGCTGCGACGCTTCGGGCTACCGGGCCGGCGCTCCACCCTGCGCGCGGGCCTGTCACTGCTGCGGCGGGTGCTGTGGCTGCGCGCCCCGAGTTCGCCGACGCTGCGGGCATGGACACCGCGTCACAGCGAGCGCGCCGCGACGGCGTGGACACTGGCGCGCGGGCTCGCCTATACGGCGCCGATCGAGTCGCTCGACTACGCCCTGCGCGCGCTGTCGACTGCGATCCGCGATCGTGACCCCCGGATGACCGCGACCCTGCTGGCGTTCATCGGCGGCGGCGTGCTGCATCACCTCGGGCCGCTGCGTACCCGCGGCGAGCGCTACCTCGCGCAGGCCTCCGAGCTCGCTGGGCACCTCGGCGACGCCGACCTCGCGGCCCACGCGATGCTGTGGCGCGGCATCAAGCTGGTGGATCTCGGTCAATGGACCGACGCCGTGACCGAGCTCGAGGCGGCCCTCGCGGCGCTGCTGCCCGGACGCGAGAACCACTGGGAGCGCGTGACCGCCGAGCAGTCGCGCCTGTGGGTGTCGTGGAAGCGCGGCGACTTCGTGCAGCTGCATCCGCAGGCGCAGGCGCTCGCGCGCGCGGCGGGTGTCCGCGGCGATCGTCTGGGGCTCACGGTGTACTCGCAGTTCGTCGCATTCGCCGACCTCGCACGCGGGACGCCAGCCACTGCACGGGCGACGGCGGCGTGGCTGCGTGATCACTGGACGCAAGGCGGCTTCACGGTGCAGTCGTTCTGGGCCGCGATCCTCGAGGCCATGGCGCAGCTGTGGCGCGACGACCTCGACGCGGCGACCGCCGCGTGGCGCGGCGTGCAGCGCGACTTCTCGCGCTCGGGCGGCAATCGGGCGCCGATCGTCGCGATCGAGAACCTCGAGATGCACGCGCGCCTGCTGCTGCTGGCCGGCGTCGATGCCCACCGCGAACAGCTGACGCGCATCGCCGTGCGTCTGCGAGCCTTCGCGCGACCGCACGCGATCGCCATCGCGACGTGGATCGAGGCGGTGCTCGCGGGTGCCGGCGAGGCCGCGGTGCTCGGGGCCGCGAGCGCGCTCGATGGCGCCCTGCTCCACGCCGCCGCCGCCGCGCTGCGGGTGCAGCTCGACGACGGCGCCTCCGCGAGCGCCGCGTTGATCGCCCGCGGCGTCACGCAGCCGCTGGCATACGCGCAGCGCTTCTATCCGCTGGGCCGCACGCCGAGGTAG
- the rimO gene encoding 30S ribosomal protein S12 methylthiotransferase RimO, which produces MSAPLRKVYFVSLGCPKNQVDTEVMLGLVRDGGHVVVDDPSLADTLVVNTCGFIEAAKQESIDTILELASVKRSGGQQLVVTGCLSQRYPTELAKELPEVDHFLGSADMLGLSRVLEGGAARMGVSPLSKRAYIYDHQTPRQLSGARHTAYVKIAEGCDRPCGFCIIPKLRGPQRSRTVFSIVEEVANLVAAGTREVCLVAQDLTTYGKDLSPATDLETLLDALVRIDDLVWIRLHYAYPTAVTEGLVARIAHAPKVATYLDVPLQHIDDEVLKRMRRGYGERRVRELVEALRDPAKVGGAHVWLRTTMLVGHPGETEQAYARLRDFVAEGQIDHLGVFPWSREEGTSSAMLPARVTSKRATERAEELMALQAEIRTRKHAALVGTRMRVMIDGLSEESELLLDGRHEGQAPGIDGKVLLTDGTGAAGEIVDAIVTRSGPYDLVASLDDEAAAAALAERDDD; this is translated from the coding sequence ATGAGCGCGCCCCTCCGCAAGGTCTACTTCGTGTCGCTCGGCTGTCCGAAGAACCAAGTCGACACCGAGGTCATGCTCGGGCTCGTGCGCGACGGCGGCCACGTCGTCGTCGACGATCCTTCGCTGGCCGACACCCTGGTCGTCAACACCTGCGGCTTCATCGAGGCGGCGAAGCAGGAATCGATCGACACCATCCTCGAGCTCGCGTCGGTCAAGCGCAGCGGCGGTCAGCAGCTGGTCGTGACCGGCTGCCTGAGCCAGCGCTATCCCACCGAGCTCGCGAAGGAGCTGCCCGAGGTCGATCACTTCCTCGGCTCGGCCGACATGCTGGGGCTCTCGCGCGTGCTCGAGGGCGGCGCGGCGCGCATGGGCGTGTCGCCGCTGTCGAAGCGCGCGTACATCTACGATCACCAGACGCCGCGGCAGCTGAGCGGGGCGCGACACACCGCCTATGTGAAGATCGCCGAGGGCTGCGATCGCCCGTGCGGCTTCTGCATCATCCCCAAGCTGCGCGGGCCACAGCGCTCGCGCACGGTGTTCTCGATCGTCGAAGAGGTCGCGAACCTGGTCGCCGCGGGCACCCGCGAGGTCTGCCTGGTCGCGCAGGACCTCACCACGTACGGCAAGGATCTGTCGCCGGCCACCGACCTCGAGACGTTGCTCGACGCGCTGGTTCGAATCGACGACTTGGTGTGGATCCGCCTGCACTACGCGTACCCGACCGCGGTCACCGAGGGCCTCGTCGCTCGCATCGCCCACGCGCCCAAGGTCGCGACGTACCTCGACGTGCCGCTGCAACACATCGACGACGAGGTGCTCAAGCGCATGCGCCGGGGCTACGGCGAGCGACGCGTGCGCGAGCTGGTCGAGGCGCTGCGCGATCCAGCCAAGGTCGGCGGCGCACACGTGTGGCTGCGGACGACGATGCTGGTCGGTCATCCCGGCGAGACCGAGCAGGCCTACGCGCGCCTGCGCGACTTCGTGGCGGAGGGCCAGATCGATCACCTCGGCGTGTTCCCGTGGTCGCGCGAGGAGGGCACGTCGTCGGCGATGTTGCCGGCGCGCGTGACCTCGAAGCGGGCCACCGAGCGCGCCGAGGAGCTGATGGCACTGCAGGCCGAGATCCGCACGCGCAAGCACGCGGCGCTGGTCGGCACCCGGATGCGCGTGATGATCGACGGCCTGAGCGAAGAGAGCGAGCTGCTGCTCGACGGCCGCCACGAGGGCCAGGCCCCCGGCATCGACGGCAAGGTGCTGCTCACCGACGGCACCGGTGCGGCGGGCGAGATCGTCGACGCCATCGTGACGCGCAGTGGGCCTTACGATCTCGTCGCGTCGCTCGACGACGAGGCCGCAGCGGCTGCGCTGGCCGAGCGCGACGACGACTGA
- the rpsP gene encoding 30S ribosomal protein S16 — MAVKIRLARAGAKKRPYYRIVATHADSPRDGRFLERLGTYDPSANPSKVEVNRPRLDYWLGVGALPSETVARLIKSLPAAT; from the coding sequence ATGGCCGTGAAGATCAGGCTTGCCCGCGCAGGCGCCAAGAAGCGCCCCTACTACCGCATCGTCGCGACGCACGCCGACTCGCCGCGCGACGGTCGCTTTCTCGAGCGGCTCGGCACCTACGACCCGTCGGCGAATCCGTCGAAGGTCGAGGTCAATCGCCCGCGGCTCGACTACTGGCTCGGCGTCGGCGCGCTCCCCTCGGAGACCGTCGCGCGGCTGATCAAGTCGTTGCCGGCGGCCACCTAG
- a CDS encoding KH domain-containing protein gives MASISLKELIEFIARSLVDKPEEVEVSEISGEQTVVLELRVAKEDLGKVIGKQGRTVKAMRAILSAASSKVRKRAELEILE, from the coding sequence ATGGCGTCGATTTCTCTCAAGGAACTCATCGAGTTCATCGCGCGATCGTTGGTCGACAAGCCCGAGGAGGTCGAGGTCTCCGAGATCTCCGGCGAGCAGACGGTCGTGCTCGAGCTCCGCGTGGCCAAGGAAGACCTGGGCAAGGTCATCGGCAAGCAGGGCCGCACGGTCAAGGCCATGCGCGCCATACTGAGCGCCGCGTCCTCGAAGGTCCGCAAGCGGGCCGAGCTCGAGATTCTCGAATGA
- the rimM gene encoding 16S rRNA processing protein RimM, which translates to MVARERFEIGIVIGAHGIRGALRVRTHDPDTVALTKGRRVVLKHGDDEQLVLLRQVAAVGGRAGAWRIEIDGVDDRDAALALVGRTIEIDRAALPPVAADEFYLADAMGLPVRRRRDDVIDELGTVVAITTNGAQDLFEIRYRHDGRTRTWLLPVLPGFVLDVTPDGVWVDPPLGMVPDELDPLATAEPE; encoded by the coding sequence ATGGTCGCGCGCGAGAGGTTCGAGATCGGCATCGTCATCGGTGCGCACGGCATCCGCGGTGCGCTGCGGGTGCGCACGCACGACCCCGACACCGTCGCGCTCACGAAGGGGCGTCGTGTCGTGCTCAAGCACGGCGACGACGAACAGCTGGTGTTGCTGCGACAGGTCGCGGCGGTGGGTGGTCGCGCGGGTGCGTGGCGCATCGAGATCGATGGCGTCGACGATCGCGACGCTGCGCTCGCGCTGGTCGGACGCACGATCGAGATCGATCGCGCCGCGCTGCCGCCGGTCGCCGCCGACGAGTTCTATCTCGCCGACGCGATGGGCCTGCCGGTGCGACGCCGTCGCGACGACGTGATCGACGAGCTCGGCACGGTGGTCGCGATCACCACCAACGGTGCGCAGGATCTGTTCGAGATTCGCTACCGTCACGACGGTCGCACGCGCACCTGGCTGTTGCCGGTGTTGCCCGGCTTCGTGCTCGACGTGACCCCCGACGGGGTGTGGGTCGATCCGCCGCTCGGGATGGTGCCCGACGAGCTCGATCCGTTGGCGACGGCCGAACCGGAGTGA
- the trmD gene encoding tRNA (guanosine(37)-N1)-methyltransferase TrmD has translation MDAPRTSFEVFTLFPDAVRAFAAAGLLGRAIERGLVAVHTTDYREFTSDRHRTVDDAPFGGGAGMVIKPEPVVAALEQVAATRGPMHRILLTPSAPRFDQRVAERLVQLPRIALLCGRYEGIDDRVREHYVDECLSLGDFVLGGGEVAALAIIEAVSRLAEGVLGNPESAARDSFATGSHGALLEFPQYTRPAVFRGHAVPEVLQGGDHAAIAAWRLAASLQRTWSLRPDLRAASTWPRALPLSVAVDHGAIDHAAAWAELVRRTGLEALIVLGADAEQVVAWTRASGGRVPIAGFHDLRALRRRHRSRGPGAIPWIVALGDAGERRPAALHDRLTTCAGTRSAAVLLAPGVDAAAIAEADAVFDPAPGPQVGRASGHDQSLAPGEMIVDPSRPAALAQVELALDRLHGRA, from the coding sequence GTGGACGCGCCGCGCACCAGCTTCGAGGTCTTCACGCTGTTCCCGGACGCGGTGCGGGCGTTCGCGGCCGCCGGGCTGCTGGGCCGCGCGATCGAGCGCGGGCTGGTGGCGGTGCACACCACCGACTATCGCGAGTTCACCAGCGATCGCCACCGCACCGTCGACGACGCGCCGTTCGGCGGTGGCGCGGGCATGGTCATCAAGCCCGAGCCGGTGGTCGCCGCGCTCGAGCAGGTCGCGGCGACGCGCGGGCCGATGCACCGCATCCTGCTGACGCCGTCGGCACCGCGCTTCGATCAACGCGTGGCCGAGCGGTTGGTGCAGCTGCCTCGCATCGCCCTGCTGTGCGGTCGCTACGAGGGCATCGACGACCGCGTGCGCGAGCACTACGTCGACGAGTGCCTGTCGCTCGGCGACTTCGTGCTCGGGGGTGGTGAGGTCGCCGCGCTCGCGATCATCGAGGCGGTCTCGCGGCTGGCCGAGGGCGTGCTGGGCAACCCCGAGTCGGCCGCGCGCGACAGCTTCGCGACCGGCTCCCACGGCGCGCTGCTCGAGTTCCCGCAGTACACCCGGCCCGCGGTCTTCCGCGGACACGCGGTCCCCGAGGTGCTGCAGGGGGGCGATCACGCCGCGATCGCGGCGTGGCGGTTGGCGGCGTCGCTGCAGCGCACCTGGTCGCTGCGGCCCGATCTCCGCGCGGCCTCGACGTGGCCGCGCGCGCTGCCGCTGTCGGTCGCGGTCGACCATGGGGCGATCGATCACGCCGCGGCGTGGGCGGAGCTCGTGCGCCGCACCGGCCTCGAGGCGCTCATCGTGCTCGGGGCCGACGCCGAGCAGGTCGTCGCGTGGACGCGGGCCAGCGGCGGACGGGTGCCGATCGCCGGCTTCCACGACCTCCGGGCGCTGCGACGCCGGCATCGCAGCCGCGGGCCCGGGGCCATCCCGTGGATCGTCGCCCTGGGCGACGCCGGCGAGCGGCGACCGGCCGCGCTGCACGACCGCCTGACCACCTGTGCAGGCACGCGCAGCGCCGCCGTGCTGCTGGCGCCGGGCGTCGATGCGGCCGCGATTGCCGAGGCCGACGCCGTCTTCGACCCCGCGCCCGGCCCGCAGGTGGGTCGTGCGTCGGGACACGATCAATCGCTTGCGCCCGGCGAGATGATCGTCGACCCTTCGCGTCCCGCCGCCCTGGCGCAGGTCGAGCTCGCGCTCGATCGCCTCCACGGGCGAGCCTAG
- the rplS gene encoding 50S ribosomal protein L19 has product MSNSCPTIEAIERSYRRADLPAFRSGDTVRVHALISEGGKERVQIFEGVCIHRKKGGGRGSFTVRKVSHGVGVERVWPENSPRVVKVELVSRGRVRRAKLYYLRDLKGNAARIKERLGDYAALLSGSPTQVTEGDVAQASPSDDAAAD; this is encoded by the coding sequence ATGAGCAACAGCTGCCCCACCATCGAGGCCATCGAACGTAGCTACCGCCGCGCGGACCTTCCCGCGTTTCGCAGCGGTGACACCGTGCGCGTGCACGCGCTGATCTCCGAGGGCGGCAAGGAGCGCGTGCAGATCTTCGAAGGTGTCTGCATCCACCGCAAGAAGGGCGGCGGACGCGGCTCGTTCACGGTTCGCAAGGTGTCGCACGGCGTCGGTGTCGAGCGCGTGTGGCCGGAGAACTCGCCCCGCGTGGTGAAGGTCGAGCTGGTCTCGCGCGGCCGAGTGCGTCGCGCCAAGCTCTACTACCTGCGCGATCTCAAGGGCAACGCGGCCCGCATCAAGGAGCGCCTGGGCGACTACGCGGCGCTGCTCTCCGGCTCGCCGACGCAGGTCACCGAGGGCGACGTGGCGCAGGCCAGCCCGAGCGACGACGCGGCCGCCGACTGA
- a CDS encoding YraN family protein produces MRDDDELSTRARGFAVEARVAVHLGARGLAVLATNVTIAGAELDLVARCEEPEPTIVFVEVRSRRDADRGHAVETIDAEKRRRIVRGATAWLVAHDLWERVAVRFDVVTVMDPGGAGECIEWWVAAFEGR; encoded by the coding sequence GTGCGCGACGACGACGAGCTCTCGACGCGCGCGCGCGGCTTCGCGGTCGAGGCCCGTGTCGCCGTCCATCTCGGTGCGCGGGGGCTCGCGGTGCTCGCCACCAACGTCACGATCGCCGGCGCCGAGCTCGACCTCGTGGCGCGGTGCGAGGAGCCCGAGCCGACCATCGTGTTCGTCGAGGTCCGCAGCCGGCGGGACGCCGACCGTGGCCACGCCGTCGAGACCATCGACGCCGAGAAGCGACGCCGCATCGTGCGGGGCGCGACCGCGTGGTTGGTCGCCCACGACCTGTGGGAGCGCGTCGCGGTGCGCTTCGATGTCGTCACCGTGATGGACCCGGGCGGCGCGGGCGAGTGCATCGAGTGGTGGGTCGCCGCGTTCGAGGGCCGGTAG